The Perca flavescens isolate YP-PL-M2 chromosome 23, PFLA_1.0, whole genome shotgun sequence genome has a window encoding:
- the ndufa5 gene encoding NADH dehydrogenase [ubiquinone] 1 alpha subcomplex subunit 5, translating into MAGLLKKTTGLVGLAVSHNPHERLRILYSKILASLQTMPQDAAYRKYTEQLVSERFQHVKMEPDVEKLEKKINCGQIEEVIFQAECELALSRKMTEWKPWEPLIEEPPPNQWKWPI; encoded by the exons ATGGCTGGACTGCTGAAGAAG ACGACCGGCCTGGTCGGCCTGGCGGTGTCCCACAATCCCCACGAG CGTCTGAGGATTCTGTACTCCAAGATCCTGGCGTCGCTGCAGACCATGCCGCAGGACGCCGCCTACAGGAAGTACACAGAGCAGCTGGTCAGCGAGAGATTCCAACACGTCAAAATG GAGCCTGATGTTGAGAAGCTGGAGAAGAAGATCAACTGTGGCCAGATTGAAGAAGTTATTTTCCAG gcGGAGTGTGAGCTGGCTCTGTCTAGGAAGATGACTGAGTGGAAACCATGGGAACCCCTGATAGAAGAGCCTCCTCCCAACCAATGGAAATGGCCCATCTGA